The Sphingomonas sanguinis nucleotide sequence GCCAGGATCATCGCGCCGACGCCGTAATCGCGCAGTTCCTCCATATCGATCTGCACTTCCTCACCCGCCTTCAGGCGGACGGCGGTGGTGAAGGCGTCGGTGCGCGGGCGGTTGATGACGACGATCACGCCCGAGCCTTCCTCGGCGATCATCCGCATCGACTTGGCGAGCAAGGCGCCACGTGCGCCCGCCTCGCCGAAGACATCGGCGAAGGGCGACAGGGCGTGCATCCGCACCAGCACCGGCTGGTCGGTGTCGAGCTTACCCTTGACCAGCGCGACCTGCTCGGTCCCCGTCGCCTTGTTGCGATAGGCGCGCGCGGTCCAGGTGCCGCCCCATTCGCTCTCGAACGTGGCTTCGGACTGCAACTCGACCAGATGGTCGTAGCGGCGGCGATAGGCGATCAGGTCGCGGATCGTCCCGATCTTCAGGTTATGGAGCTGCGCGAACGACACCAGGTCGTCCATGCGCGCCATCGTCCCGTCCTCGTTCATGATCTCGCAGATCACGCCCGAAGGGTTGAGGCCCGCCAGCCGCGCGACATCGACCGCCGCCTCGGTATGCCCGGCCCGCACCAGCACGCCGCCGTCGCGCGCGACCAATGGGAAGACATGGCCCGGCGTCACCAGCGCATCGGCGCCGTGGCTCGAGTCGATCGCCACCGCGATCGTCCGCGCGCGGTCTGCGGCGGAGATGCCGGTCGTCACGCCTTCGCGCGCCTCGATCGAGATGGTGAAGGCGGTTTCGTGGCGCGTCCCGTTCTTCGGGCTCATCAGCGGCAGGCCGAGCGTGTCGACCCGCTCGCGCGTCATCGCCAGGCAGATCAGCCCGCGCCCGTGCCGCGCCATGAAGTTGACCTTTTCCGGCGTCGCCATCTGGGCGGGGATGACCAGATCGCCTTCATTCTCCCGGTCCTCGTCATCGACCAGGATGAACATGCGGCCGTTCCGCGCCTCGTCGATGATCTCTTCGGGGCTGGAGAGGAAACCGCGCCGCAGACCGGCCAGGGCGTTCGGATCAGCGGCCACGATAATGCTCCATGCGCTGCAGGTAACGGGCGAGCACGTCGATCTCGATATTGACGCGCTGGCCTTCGGTGATGCCGCCCAGCGTGGTGACGGCGGCGGTGTGGGGGATGATGTTCAGGCCGAAGACCGTACCATCAGCGCCGTCCTCGACGCTGTTGACGGTCAGCGAGACGCCGTCGACCGTCACCGAGCCCTTGGTCGCCATGAAGGGGGCAAGGTCGGCAGGCACGGATACGAAGACGCGGTGCGATCCGCCTTCCTCGGCGACCGACACGACATGGCCGACGCCGTCGACATGGCCGGTGACGATATGCCCGCCCAGCTCGTCGCCCAGCTTCATCGCGCGTTCGAGGTTCAGGCGCTGGCCGATCGTCCACTGGTCGGCGGTCCGCCCGATCGTCTCGGCCGAGACGTCGACCGCGAACCAGCCGGGGCCTTTCTCGACCACGGTCAGGCAGACGCCCGAACAGGCGATCGACGCGCCCAGCTCGATGCTGGCCGTATCATAGGCGGTGGCGATGACGACTCGCGTGTCGCCGCGCGTTTCCACGCTGGTGACGGAGCCGATGTCGGTGACGATCCCGGTAAACATATCAGTCGCGCTCGTAGACCTCCAACCGGTCGCTGCCAAGCATCCGCGAATCCGCCAGCCGCCAGCGGCCATGCGCCTCCGCCAGCCGGGTCAGCCCGATATCCCCCAGGGCCGCGCGTCCTTCGCCGATCAGGATCGGCGCGCGGTAGAGGAGCAGCCGGTCGACCCGGTCTTCGGCGAGGAAGGCGGAGGCGGTTTTCGCGCCGCCCTCGACCATCAGCCGGTCGACGCCGGCCAGATCGGCGGTGGCGGCGGGGGAGGGGATGGTCTCCCAGCCCGGTTCGGCGGTGCGGGAAAGCAGGATGCGGCGCGGCGAGCGGCTTTCCAGTCCGGGCAGGCGAACGTCGAGCCGGGGCGAATCCGCCTCCAGCGTGCCGCGCCCGACCAGGATCGCCTCATGGCGGCTGCGCTCCAGATGGGTGTGGGCGCGCGCTTCGGGGCCGGTGATCCAGCGGCTTTCGCCATCGGGCCGGGCGATCCGCCCGTCGAGCGAGGTGGCGAGCTTCAGCGTGACGAAGGGGCGGCCCCTGGCCCGGCGGGTCAGGAAGCCCGCGATCATCGCGCGGGCCTCGGCCTCGCGCACGCCGGTCGTCACCGCAATGCCGGCGGCGCGGGCGCGGGCGAAGCCGATGCCATCGGTGCGCGGATCGGGATCGCCCATCGCCGCGACGATGCGCGCGACTCGGGCGGCGATCAGCAGGTCGGTGCAGGCGGGGCCACGGGGCGAGACATGGGCGCAAGGCTCCAGCGTGACATAGGCGGTGGCCCCGCGTGCCGCCTCGCCCGCTTCGGCCAGCGCCATCGCCTCGGCATGGGGACGGCCGCCGGGTTGCGTCCAGCCGCGCCCGACCACCCGGCCCCCACGGACGATCACGCAGCCGATATTGGGATTGGGCGCGGTCCGCCCGACGCCGTGATCCGCCAGCGCCAGCGCGGCCCCCATCCAGCGATGGTCGGTCAGAAGCCCCACTTGGTCAGCGCGTCGTCGACCTTCTTGAACTCGGCGCGGCGCTGATCCTGCGCGGCCTTTTCCTCGGCCAGCCGCTCCTTCTTCTTCACATAGTCGATCTTCTGCTGCGCCCT carries:
- a CDS encoding riboflavin synthase, whose product is MFTGIVTDIGSVTSVETRGDTRVVIATAYDTASIELGASIACSGVCLTVVEKGPGWFAVDVSAETIGRTADQWTIGQRLNLERAMKLGDELGGHIVTGHVDGVGHVVSVAEEGGSHRVFVSVPADLAPFMATKGSVTVDGVSLTVNSVEDGADGTVFGLNIIPHTAAVTTLGGITEGQRVNIEIDVLARYLQRMEHYRGR
- the ribB gene encoding 3,4-dihydroxy-2-butanone-4-phosphate synthase; translated protein: MAADPNALAGLRRGFLSSPEEIIDEARNGRMFILVDDEDRENEGDLVIPAQMATPEKVNFMARHGRGLICLAMTRERVDTLGLPLMSPKNGTRHETAFTISIEAREGVTTGISAADRARTIAVAIDSSHGADALVTPGHVFPLVARDGGVLVRAGHTEAAVDVARLAGLNPSGVICEIMNEDGTMARMDDLVSFAQLHNLKIGTIRDLIAYRRRYDHLVELQSEATFESEWGGTWTARAYRNKATGTEQVALVKGKLDTDQPVLVRMHALSPFADVFGEAGARGALLAKSMRMIAEEGSGVIVVINRPRTDAFTTAVRLKAGEEVQIDMEELRDYGVGAMILAELGVQDMVLLTNTHHTLIGLDGYGLSIVGERRIENFEGDA
- the ribD gene encoding bifunctional diaminohydroxyphosphoribosylaminopyrimidine deaminase/5-amino-6-(5-phosphoribosylamino)uracil reductase RibD — translated: MGAALALADHGVGRTAPNPNIGCVIVRGGRVVGRGWTQPGGRPHAEAMALAEAGEAARGATAYVTLEPCAHVSPRGPACTDLLIAARVARIVAAMGDPDPRTDGIGFARARAAGIAVTTGVREAEARAMIAGFLTRRARGRPFVTLKLATSLDGRIARPDGESRWITGPEARAHTHLERSRHEAILVGRGTLEADSPRLDVRLPGLESRSPRRILLSRTAEPGWETIPSPAATADLAGVDRLMVEGGAKTASAFLAEDRVDRLLLYRAPILIGEGRAALGDIGLTRLAEAHGRWRLADSRMLGSDRLEVYERD